The proteins below come from a single Methanotorris formicicus Mc-S-70 genomic window:
- a CDS encoding DUF86 domain-containing protein, with amino-acid sequence MLWYDTETKELFQTLQVCVDVAMDVVAMLVKDVGLNVEDDYTNIEKLLNHNIITKEEATLLKQYNGLRNAIVHKYDKLNLEVVKEGLKRIDELYEIIIKLIEFYEKVEQ; translated from the coding sequence ATGTTATGGTATGATACAGAAACTAAGGAACTGTTTCAAACCCTCCAAGTGTGTGTTGATGTTGCGATGGATGTTGTAGCAATGCTTGTTAAAGATGTTGGATTAAATGTTGAGGATGATTACACAAACATTGAAAAACTTCTAAATCATAATATTATTACAAAAGAAGAAGCAACCTTACTAAAACAATACAACGGGCTTAGAAATGCAATTGTTCATAAATATGATAAATTAAATTTGGAAGTTGTAAAAGAAGGACTAAAAAGAATTGATGAACTCTATGAAATAATAATTAAACTCATTGAATTTTATGAAAAGGTGGAACAATGA
- a CDS encoding thiolase domain-containing protein has protein sequence MRDVAIIGYGQTKFGELWEKSFRELIVEAGVKAINEANVDGKDIDAMYIGNMSGGLFVGQEHIAALIADHAGLNPIPCTRVEAACASGSLALRNAVLSVASGYHDVVLVGGVEKMTDVSDATSAIASASDQEWEAFFGATFPSLYAMMARRYMYEYGLTIEELSMWSVIMHENASKNKYAQFPFKVTLEQVINASPVAEPLTLMHCSPISDGASALIVCEAEKAKEFVNSDDIIYIKASTQASDTMALHDRESMTTLKAAKVASEKAYKMAGIEADKIDVAEVHDCFAINGLILIEDLGFCKKGEAGKVVYDGKIKVDYDGFPTINPSGGLKAAGHALGATGIRQVGEIYWQLKQDKECKDRQANIKHGYGITVNVGGTGGTVCVHILSDKR, from the coding sequence ATGAGAGATGTTGCAATCATTGGTTATGGACAGACGAAATTCGGTGAGTTGTGGGAAAAATCATTCAGAGAACTCATCGTTGAGGCAGGAGTTAAGGCAATAAATGAGGCAAATGTGGATGGGAAGGACATTGATGCAATGTATATAGGAAATATGAGTGGAGGTTTGTTTGTTGGGCAAGAACACATTGCTGCATTAATTGCTGACCATGCTGGCTTAAATCCAATCCCATGCACAAGAGTAGAGGCGGCATGTGCATCTGGAAGTTTGGCTTTGAGGAATGCTGTCTTATCAGTTGCGAGTGGGTATCATGATGTTGTTTTGGTTGGTGGTGTGGAAAAGATGACTGATGTTAGTGATGCGACCTCTGCTATTGCTTCCGCATCAGACCAAGAATGGGAGGCATTTTTTGGGGCAACATTCCCATCCCTATATGCAATGATGGCAAGGAGATATATGTATGAATATGGCTTAACAATAGAAGAACTCTCAATGTGGAGCGTTATTATGCATGAGAACGCATCAAAAAACAAATATGCTCAATTCCCATTTAAAGTAACATTGGAGCAGGTAATTAACGCCTCTCCTGTTGCAGAGCCACTGACTTTGATGCACTGCTCGCCAATCTCTGATGGTGCAAGTGCATTAATTGTTTGTGAAGCGGAGAAGGCAAAGGAATTTGTTAATAGTGATGATATCATCTACATCAAGGCATCAACACAGGCATCAGATACGATGGCTTTGCATGATAGAGAGAGTATGACGACATTAAAGGCTGCAAAAGTTGCAAGTGAGAAGGCATATAAAATGGCAGGAATAGAGGCAGATAAAATTGATGTTGCAGAGGTGCATGATTGCTTTGCTATAAATGGACTGATTTTAATTGAGGACTTGGGATTCTGTAAAAAAGGAGAGGCAGGAAAAGTTGTTTATGATGGAAAAATAAAGGTTGATTATGATGGATTCCCAACAATAAATCCAAGTGGTGGACTAAAAGCAGCGGGACATGCGTTAGGGGCTACTGGGATTAGACAAGTTGGGGAAATATATTGGCAATTAAAGCAAGATAAGGAATGCAAAGATAGGCAGGCAAATATTAAGCATGGTTATGGGATAACTGTAAATGTAGGGGGAACTGGAGGAACTGTTTGTGTCCATATCCTTTCAGATAAGAGATAA
- a CDS encoding CooT family nickel-binding protein yields MCSCNLYLNDELVMEDVILVEKKDNKIIAVDLFGDRKEFEGEIKKIDLNNNKIIIG; encoded by the coding sequence ATGTGCAGTTGCAACCTTTACTTAAATGATGAATTAGTTATGGAAGACGTTATTTTAGTGGAGAAAAAAGATAATAAAATCATAGCGGTTGATTTGTTTGGAGACAGAAAGGAATTTGAGGGAGAAATTAAAAAAATTGACTTAAACAACAATAAAATTATCATTGGATAA
- a CDS encoding Zn-ribbon domain-containing OB-fold protein, with the protein MVVRTWRHISERYNLIGVKCKNCGTVYFPSRVLCPKCRRKTQMEKVKLSGKGKVYTYSVVHTPPKEFEKIAPYIIAIVELEEGAKVTAQIVDCDKDKIYIGMPVEAVFRRIKEDGEDGIISYGYKFKPIVGN; encoded by the coding sequence ATGGTAGTTAGAACATGGAGGCATATAAGTGAAAGATATAACTTAATTGGTGTTAAATGTAAAAATTGCGGGACAGTTTATTTCCCTTCAAGAGTGTTATGCCCAAAGTGTAGGAGAAAGACACAAATGGAAAAAGTAAAATTAAGTGGAAAAGGAAAGGTCTATACTTATTCAGTTGTCCACACACCGCCAAAGGAATTTGAAAAAATTGCCCCATACATTATAGCGATAGTAGAACTCGAGGAAGGAGCAAAGGTAACTGCTCAAATTGTGGATTGTGATAAAGATAAAATTTACATAGGAATGCCAGTTGAGGCAGTGTTTAGAAGGATAAAAGAAGACGGGGAAGATGGTATTATAAGTTATGGATACAAATTTAAGCCAATTGTAGGAAATTAA